The Cellulophaga lytica DSM 7489 nucleotide sequence TAAAACAGAATTTTAATGAAGAAGTAGTTATAAAATGAGTTTAAAAAAGAAGTTAAAATCTTACATAATATTACAGGCACGTATAAAAGTAAAAAAGCCTAAAACTTAAAAAGCTTTAGGCAATTAATTGGGGGGAATGCTAACCAAATTAAAAGTAGGTTTATATGTTTCGTTTTGATGAAAAGTAAAGTAGTTGTGCAAAAAGTAATGCCAACATTACTATAATTTGTAGTTGTACAACCATAGCTAAACTGCTATGAAAAAATACGATTAATCCTATTTGTGATAATCCTAGTATACCAGATAATATTACCGGAACATAATAGTCTAGAGATAAAAAATAATATGCAAATATGTTAGATATAGCAAAAAGCGATGTTGCTAATGCATACTGCCATAATAAAGATGACATTTCTAAATAGGCATCACCAAACATTAATGATATAATTGTTTCTGGAAAAAGGTAGCAACCAGCAACTATAGTTACAGATAGTAAACTTATATAACCAACATACTTAAATAAAATTGGTGCTGTACGTTTACCTTCTTTTCTTTTTTCTATTACTGCTGGTAATAATAACATTACAAACATCCAAGCTACAAAATAAACTACTCTACCTATTAATGCTAAAGAAGCATAAAGCCCGGCATCTAAAGAATTAAAATAATGTTTTACTAAAAGTACATCGCTATTGTTTATAATAATTTGCGTAAGCTCATAACCGGCTGTTAATAGTATAAATGTGGTAACTTTCTTTTTATTTTCTACAGTTAAAATATTAGATGCAGCAAAAGATATTTTCTTAAATTTTATTGGCATTAATCCAAAAACAAAAGATATTACTATACCTACAGCTACTAAAAAAGCAGAGTTCATTGGTACTAATAACAATAAAGCTAGTGTTACTAACAATCTGCTCCACATTTCTGATTGGTAGGTTACAGATAAGTTAGTATAATTTTGTTTGCCTTGGTATTTTCCTCTTTTAATAGACATTATAAAGTAAAGCGGAATACCTACAGCAAATACTCTAAACATTGTTACAGATTCTGTATTAAATAACTGCTGTAAATTGTTTGCAAATAAAAATAATAAAGCCCCTATAGCAACACCAAAAATAATGGCGTATTTGTGCATATAGTTTTCAAAAGCTTTCCATTGGTTACCAGAAAACAAAATATTAAACTTGGTGGTTACCAACTGAAAAGTCATTCCTACAAAAGAAAGCACCAACAATAATGTTATTAGTAAAGCTGCATCTGCAAAGGCAGCAGGCCCTAACATACGCCCTAGTATTAAGTTATACAGGTAGTTGCCTCCATTTACAACAAGTACACTTGTCATAAATATTTGTTCTGGAGTTATTTTTTTATTTACAAAACTAAACGCGGTCATTGCTAAAGATATAAGAAGTGTTAGACATTTCCATAATAGAAGCAATTTGTTTATTCTCCTGACCAACAATAGCTAAAACCTTATTGTTTTTTGCTACTTTAATGTATAGTTGCTCTAACTGCTTTGCGCTAGAATACATTATGTTATTTACATTGTCTAGAGATAAAATTAGCTTTTCATTACCTTTTAAGTAATAGTCTATATGGCTTTTAAGTGCTTTCATATTCTGAGAGTTAAGGTTTCCTTTAACTTCCATAAAATTGTTAATGTGATCTATACGTAATGCCATAATAATTGTGTTTTAGGTTAAGTTTGTATTATTTGTTACAGCAAATATCTTTTTTTAATAAAGGAAAAATTGCCGCCTGTAGATGATTGGCCGTTTACTGTAGACGAATGGTAAGTTTTAATCTTTAAATTAAAAATTTAACTAACTCATAATTAAATCATAAAAGCCTAATAAATACAGAATGTGTACGTTATAGTACTGTAGTACTAACCCTACCGTTTTTATAATGAAGAAAATTGTATTCTATTTATTACTTATTGCAACTGTAACAGTTTATGCACAGGAAGACTTAACTCCTGGTTTTAAAATGCTAGAAAAAGGCAATTTTAAAGAGGCTAAAACTTTTTTTAAACCATTGGCACAAGCTTACCCTACCAATAAAACAATATTAATATGTTACGGTAGAGCAGTAGGTTTAAGTGGAGAACCTAAAGTTGCTAATACCATATTTAAAGGTTTATTAGAAAAGCACCCAAATGATTTTGAGGTTCAAATAAACTATTACGAGTCCTTTTTATGGGCCAATCAATTTAAAGAAGCCAAACCATTATACGCAGACCTAGTTGCAAACAACCCTAAAAACTTTGCTGCCATATTAGGTTATGCCAACACATTAAGTAACTTAAAAGAGTATAAAGAGGCTTTAAAGTGGGTTAACAAAGCTATAGAGGTAGATCCTGATAATAATAGTGCCAAAGTATCTAAAAAGTATATTAAGCTTGGTTACGCTAATTATTACGTTAATAACCAAA carries:
- a CDS encoding oligosaccharide flippase family protein, with the translated sequence MTAFSFVNKKITPEQIFMTSVLVVNGGNYLYNLILGRMLGPAAFADAALLITLLLVLSFVGMTFQLVTTKFNILFSGNQWKAFENYMHKYAIIFGVAIGALLFLFANNLQQLFNTESVTMFRVFAVGIPLYFIMSIKRGKYQGKQNYTNLSVTYQSEMWSRLLVTLALLLLVPMNSAFLVAVGIVISFVFGLMPIKFKKISFAASNILTVENKKKVTTFILLTAGYELTQIIINNSDVLLVKHYFNSLDAGLYASLALIGRVVYFVAWMFVMLLLPAVIEKRKEGKRTAPILFKYVGYISLLSVTIVAGCYLFPETIISLMFGDAYLEMSSLLWQYALATSLFAISNIFAYYFLSLDYYVPVILSGILGLSQIGLIVFFHSSLAMVVQLQIIVMLALLFAQLLYFSSKRNI
- a CDS encoding STAS domain-containing protein, encoding MALRIDHINNFMEVKGNLNSQNMKALKSHIDYYLKGNEKLILSLDNVNNIMYSSAKQLEQLYIKVAKNNKVLAIVGQENKQIASIMEMSNTSYIFSNDRV